One genomic window of Cololabis saira isolate AMF1-May2022 chromosome 3, fColSai1.1, whole genome shotgun sequence includes the following:
- the LOC133440789 gene encoding protein asteroid homolog 1-like, with translation MGIQGLSLLLENRRGVYQDFRFRGTQLVIDGSNLVFQLYYNSGLDQNRGGEYASFEELIDRFISALRTCEVQPFVVLDGGSDPTDRKLETVTMRAEKKIQRAHQAAETGKSKGILPQMVRMVFKQTLARLQVPVAQCFGEADQEVAALAVEWNCPVLSNDGDFFIFELPAGFLPFTHFRWEKVKGGPERYIPCKSYTTSRFCSIFRIQRQLLPAFAAFAGNDYVKLKSVNWARFAPGTSKTPSHLEGLLCWLSKLKKYEDAVAAVLRLMGDLDTERREEIRRGLSEGMKEYQPRQSCLRQFFDHGVPPPFQQESGLVPDWACVALTKARLTPNILDVLQLQKTSLGFAVEPRDRPSVYVISRPIRQVMYGLLLGGETSLKVMERDRDGSQLINVPVQPAFTETSQRQRLSSLHEADSSERLLVLLEALGVTKDSLSLFPDELKLPVAVTCFWRRTFQPPPDLTLLKALLLGISMGVVTGPKTGNHCGGRKPDVGVIYAFNQWQACLKDSVHLNQLLGFPLPEPEIARLYQGTTVHQLVDRMRSGGRPEAVLMNDRTSVDQYHRMLSAVQLHTSTAPAGPGEPAERDGPAEPVERDGPAEPAERDGPGEPAERGGPGEPAERDGPGEPAERGGPAEPAESGGPGEPAERDGPGEPAESRGRLL, from the exons ATGGGGATTCAAGGTCTCAGCCTTCTCCTGGAGAACCGCAGGGGGGTCTACCAGGACTTCCGGTTCCGGGGAACCCAGCTGGTGATCGACGGCAGCAACCTGGTGTTCCAACTGTACTATAACTCAG gtttggaccAGAATCGCGGTGGGGAGTATGCATCATTTGAAGAACTCATCGATAGGTTTATCTCAGCGCTCAGGACCTGCGAGGTCCAGCCGTTCGTGGTTCTGGACGGAGGTTCAGACCCCACAGACAGGAAGCTGGAAACGGTGACGATGAGAGCTGAGAAAAAGATCCAGAGAGCCCACCAGGCAGCGGAGACCGGTAAGAGCAAGGGAATCCTCCCACAGATGGTCAGGATGGTCTTCAAACAGACTCTGGCCcgactgcaggttccggtggcCCAGTGCTTCGGGGAGGCCGACCAGGAGGTTGCTGCCCTGGCTGTTGAATGGAACTGCCCTGTGCTTTCCAACGACGGGGACTTCTTCATCTTTGAGCTCCCTGCAGGGTTTCTGCCCTTCACTCACTTCCGCTGGGAGAAGGTGAAGGGCGGCCCGGAACGCTACATTCCATGTAAGAGCTACACAACCTCTCGCTTCTGCAGCATCTTCCGGATTCAGCGCCAGCTCCTGCCCGCCTTCGCCGCCTTTGCCGGTAACGACTACGTGAAGCTGAAGTCGGTCAACTGGGCTCGGTTTGCCCCGGGTACAAGCAAGACCCCGAGTCACCTGGAGGGGCTGCTTTGCTGGCTGAGCAAATTAAAGAAGTATGAGGACGCCGTGGCGGCGGTGCTGAGGCTGATGGGAGATCTGGACACGGAGAGGAGAGAAGAGATCCGGAGAGGACTGTCTGAGGGGATGAAGGAGTACCAACCTCGTCAGAGTTGCCTAAGACAGTTCTTCGACCACGGGGTGCCTCCCCCATTCCAG CAGGAATCTGGTCTTGTCCCGGACTGGGCCTGTGTGGCTCTGACGAAGGCCCGGCTCACCCCGAACATCTTGGacgtgctgcagctgcagaagaCGTCACTGGGCTTCGCCGTGGAGCCCCGGGATCGGCCCAGCGTGTATGTGATCTCCAGGCCGATCCGGCAGGTGATGTACGGGCTGCTGTTGGGCGGAGAGACGTCGCTGAAGGTGATGGAGCGAGACCGGGACGGTTCGCAGCTGATAAACGTACCGGTTCAACCCGCCTTTACTGAAACCAGCCAGAGACAAAGACTCAGCTCGCTGCATGAG GCGGACTCCTCTGAGCGTCTGCTGGTCCTACTGGAAGCTCTGGGTGTCACCAAGGACTCTCTGAGCCTCTTCCCCGATGAGCTGAAGCTCCCGGTGGCCGTCACCTGCTTCTGGCGGCGGACGTTTCAGCCTCCTCCAGACCTGACCCTGCTGAAGGCGCTGCTGCTGGGAATCAGCATGGGAGTCGTAACCGGACCCAAA ACGGGAAATCACTGCGGTGGAAGGAAGCCGGACGTGGGCGTGATCTACGCCTTCAACCAATGGCAGGCGTGCCTGAAGGACAGCGTCCACCTCAACCAGCTGCTGGGCTTCCCTCTGCCAGAGCCGGAGATTGCACG GTTGTATCAGGGGACGACGGTCCACCAGCTGGTGGACAGGATGAGGAGTGGAGGGAGGCCGGAGGCTGTCCTGATGAACGACAGAACCAGCGTGGATCAGTACCACAGGATGCTGTCTGCGGTCCAGTTACACACTAGCACAGCTCCGGCGGGCCCGGGAGAACCAGCAGAGAGAGACGGCCCGGCAGAACCAGTAGAGAGAGACGGCCCGGCAGAACCAGCAGAGAGAGACGGCCCGGGAGAACCAGCAGAGAGAGGCGGCCCGGGAGAACCAGCAGAGAGAGACGGCCCGGGAGAACCAGCAGAGAGAGGCGGCCCGGcagaaccagcagagagcggcgGCCCGGGAGAACCAGCAGAGAGAGACGGCCCGGGAGAACCAGCAGAAAGCCGGGGCCGGCTCCTCTGA